One segment of Spinacia oleracea cultivar Varoflay unplaced genomic scaffold, BTI_SOV_V1 SOVchr0_052, whole genome shotgun sequence DNA contains the following:
- the LOC130465118 gene encoding uncharacterized protein has translation MDTSWIDLRKGTAGYYNGCMKFLEVAKETLLEGMTRCPCNKCKLNNSYPLEEVGGHILFYGFYKNYRQWVFHCKDEESNTIEIPSDQAKVVGRDDIDGLLAAAFRVDNTAQPTNESQDPSLSEANFEDEDPYNMHEELNFDPEEDDEFPSTNTNEEEAKYKRLREASDEGLYEGCTTFSKLSFLLHLFHLKCMFHWSAASFNKLLELLLDAFPIIMEFPSSYYEGMKIIKDLGLSYEKIHACPNDCILYWGEFAEKNECHICHTSRWRNVNGNEGDTSENVIKTRKKGVPAKVMRYFPLIPRLKRLYMSSKTAEDMRWHFDRKDEKIISHPADGEAWKKFDQRYEEFAKDPRSVRLGLASDGFNPYRLMNTSYSTWPVILIPYNLPPWLCMKSTSFILSLIIPGKSGPGMDIDVYLQPLIHELKLLWEGVDAFDAHSGKSFKMRAALHSTINDYPAYAMLSGWSTKGYKACPSCADSGCAYSFGGKIVYPVARKWLPADHPYRSQANLFDGKEEHGFAPVPLSGTEILKQQERVKYVYGKSKIVSKKRGRLDNDEIEEDDDGQDDVDKVLWKKKSKLFELEYWEYNPLRHNLDVMHIEKNVCDNFLGTLLDMEKSRDDKNARLALQARNIKSHLWPQSHPNRVKDYLPSAAYTMSKEGKERFLNVLQKLKVPDGYGSNLQKCVNMKQRKLINLKSHDNHVLMQDILPVALRASNATKVIDLLDELSDFFKKICSTSIDRNELDTIQSKLVLTLCKMEKEFLPTFFTIMVHLLIHLVDEVKLGGPVHYRWMYPIERYLAFLKSHVSNKAKPEGSIAEGYLLWETIAFCSRYLESVETIFNRPKRNEDGVPDINNYLYYSGGRVVGMKENVRLDDKSLKQAHRYVLLHSDEMKPANNLDDSTKEGKLRKALAGGLSNCSKRMKSVIINGYKFDTVDRERSRKTQNSGIMVEAEGQEYYGKLKEILELDYYGSFKVLMFRCDWADIRRGFKTYPSGRVRVNFSKLMHTGQNLEDDPFIFSSQAKQVFYIEDEIQKGWFHVIKTKPRDLFDIPDDDDNDDE, from the exons ATGGATACTAGTTGGATTGATTTACGAAAAGGGACTGCCGGTTATTATAATGGTTGCATGAAATTTTTAGAGGTTGCTAAGGAGACTCTTTTAGAGGGAATGACTCGATGCCCATGTAATAAATGCAAGTTGAATAACTCATATCCCTTAGAAGAGGTAGGAGGACACATTTTATTTTACGGTTTTTATAAGAACTATAGACAATGGGTTTTCCATTGTAAAGATGAAGAGAGTAATACCATAGAGATCCCTAGTGATCAAGCAAAGGTAGTAGGTCGAGATGATATTGATGGGTTATTAGCAGCAGCTTTTAGGGTTGACAATACTGCACAACCCACCAACGAATCCCAAGACCCATCATTAAGTGAAGCAAATTTTGAAGATGAAGATCCGTATAACATGCATGAAGAGTTAAATTTTGATCCTGAGGAAGATGATGAGTTTCCATCAACCAACACCAATGAAGAAGAGGCAAAATATAAACGACTAAGGGAAGCTTCTGATGAGGGTTTATACGAGGGGTGTACTACTTTCTCAAAATTGTCATTTCTATTGCACTTGTTTCACCTCAAGTGTATGTTTCATTGGTCAGCTGCGTCATTTAATAAGTTGCTTGAGCTTCTATTAGACGCATTTCCTATTATTATGGAGTTTCCGTCATCGTATTATGAAGGCATGAAGATAATAAAGGATTTGGGATTGAGTTACGAGAAAATCCATGCATGTCCAAATGATTGCATTTTATATTGGGGTGAATTTGCAGAAAAAAATGAGTGTCATATCTGTCACACATCAAGGTGGAGAAATGTGAACGGAAATGAGGGTGATACAAGTGAGAATGTTATAAAAACACGTAAGAAGGGCGTTCCAGCTAAAGTAATGCGGTATTTTCCTCTCATCCCTAGACTAAAGAGGCTTTACATGTCATCTAAAACAGCAGAGGACATGAGATGGCATTTTGACCGCAAGGATGAAAAGATCATAAGTCACCCGGCAGATGGTGAAGCTTGGAAAAAATTTGATCAAAGATATGAGGAATTTGCCAAAGACCCTCGTAGTGTAAGATTGGGTCTAGCAAGTGATGGTTTTAATCCATATCGTTTGATGAATACTAGTTACAGTACATGGCCAGTGATCCTAATTCCTTATAATTTGCCACCATGGCTTTGTATGAAGTCAACGTCATTCATTTTGTCTTTGATCATCCCTGGTAAGTCTGGTCCCGGTATGGATATTGATGTGTACTTGCAACCACTAATCCATGAGCTAAAATTGTTGTGGGAAGGTGTAGATGCCTTTGATGCTCATAGCGGAAAAAGTTTCAAAATGCGAGCAGCTTTGCACTCCACTATAAATGACTATCCAGCATATGCTATGTTGTCGGGTTGGAGTACAAAAGGTTATAAAGCTTGCCCTTCTTGTGCCGATTCTGGTTGTGCGTATAGTTTTGGTGGTAAAATTGTCTACCCTGTAGCTCGAAAATGGTTACCAGCTGATCATCCTTATCGTTCTCAAGCCAACTTATTTGATGGGAAAGAGGAACATGGTTTTGCTCCTGTTCCTTTAAGCGGGACAGAAATTCTGAAGCAACAAGAAAGAGTTAAGTATGTTTATGGAAAGTCAAAAATTGTTTCTAAAAAAAGAGGGAGACTAGACAATGATGAaattgaagaagatgatgatggtCAAGATGATGTTGATAAGGTTCTAtggaaaaagaaaagtaaaCTTTTTGAATTAGAATATTGGGAATATAATCCTCTTAGACATAATTTAGATGTTATGCACATTGAGAAGAATGTATGCGACAATTTCTTAGGAACTCTTTTAGATATGGAGAAGAGTAGAGATGATAAGAATGCTAGGTTGGCCCTTCAAGCACGGAACATAAAATCTCATCTTTGGCCTCAATCTCATCCAAATCGTGTTAAGGACTATTTGCCCTCGGCTGCATACACCATGTCTAAAGAAGGGAAAGAACGGTTTTTAAATGTCCTACAAAAGCTTAAAGTTCCTGATGGATATGGATCTAATTTGCAAAAGTGTGTGAATATGAAGCAGCGTAAACTTATTAATCTGAAAAGCCATGACAATCATGTCCTTATGCAGGATATCCTTCCTGTTGCTTTAAGGGCATCGAATGCCACAAAAGTAATTGATTTGCTTGATGAATTGTCAGACTTTTTCAAGAAGATATGCTCAACTTCTATTGATAGAAATGAATTAGACACCATTCAGTCAAAGCTTGTGTTGACTCTTTGTAAGATGGAGAAAGAGTTTCTGCCAACATTTTTCACAATCATGGTGCATCTACTAATTCATTTAGTGGATGAGGTCAAACTCGGCGGACCTGTTCACTATAGGTGGATGTATCCCATTGAGAG GTACTTGGCCTTTTTGAAATCTCATGTAAGCAATAAAGCGAAACCAGAAGGATCTATAGCAGAAGGGTACCTTTTATGGGAGACGATTGCATTTTGTTCGAGATACTTAGAAAGTGTTGAGACCATATTCAACAGACCCAAGAGGAACGAAGATGGTGTTCCAGACATCAATAACTATTTATACTACTCAGGTGGTCGTGTAGTTGGGATGAAAGAAAATGTCCGTCTGGATGACAAAAGTTTAAAGCAAGCACATCGCTATGTTTTGCTTCATTCAGATGAGATGAAACCG GCAAATAACCTAGATGATAGCACAAAAGAAGGGAAATTGAGAAAAGCCTTGGCCGGTGGTTTAAGCAATTGCAGCAAAAGGATGAAAAGCGTTATTATTAATGGCTATAAATTTGACACCGTGGATCGTGAGAGATCTCGAAAGACACAAAATTCTGGAATTATGGTAGAAGCTGAAGGCCAAGAGTATTATGGAAAGCTTAAAGAAATATTAGAACTTGATTATTATGGTTCTTTCAAGGTTCTAATGTTCCGTTGTGATTGGGCTGATATACGTAGGGGTTTCAAAACATACCCGAGTGGCAGAGTTCGTGTCAATTTCTCGAAGTTGATGCACACTGGTCAAAATCTGGAAGATGATCCATTCATTTTCTCTTCTCAAGCAAAACAAGTTTTTTACATTGAGGATGAGATACAAAAAGGATGGTTTCATGTTATTAAGACTAAGCCTAGGGACTTGTTTGATATACCCGAcgatgatgataatgatgatgagtAG